In the Ricinus communis isolate WT05 ecotype wild-type chromosome 3, ASM1957865v1, whole genome shotgun sequence genome, CAGCTCTTCACTAAGTCCTCTGGATAACATTCTACAGCAGTGCCACTTTGGACCTTAACTagttaacttaataaaatggcTAGGAATTCTATTACGAAGGCCCAGAAGAACTGCCATATGGCCCGAGTTTCCTTAAGTTGGACCGGGCTGCTCCTCCACgccatattttattttatttttaaatgaaaggtcctttattttttttaattatttatttatttattttctttttacgaGACTGCAGCTGTTAGTCGATCGAAGATGGCACCTGAACCCAAGAGGAGAAAAATCGAGCCACCACGGCTTCGCAGGTAAtctccttttgttttcttttttcttttattattattgttgttctAAAGCTAGCCTCTTGTTAGATTTCTgtacaaattttttatttaatttcttatatcacTGGCTTTGAATGAATCCGTATCCATACTGAGATTCATTTTGTTGGTATAGGCGCTCGATGATTAGGAATTGCCTTGTGAAATGTTTTAAGTTTCTCTTCCCCTTCTTTTGAGATAGTTTTCCTATGAAGAGTCGATTTTTTTTACTGgtaaattaaattgtatctgcttaaaagaatttgaactGAAAGCAGCAATTACTAACTTTaatttcgtttttttttttttctgcaaTGAGCTGAGAACTGTTATGAGACTTCACTGAAATTGGGTTTATTCCTTGTATTATGAAGTAATaaagcattttcttttaacaaacattaccagaaaaaataaagagtttgtGAACTGTATTTTCTGATAGAGACAGGACAAAGTTCTTGACACCCTCTCTCATAATGCAGGATTGTTACTTCGCCTGTAGCAAATAAAACTAGAGATGCAACATCAGTGAGTAGTTTGATGGCAAATTTGTATATATCTTATTTCCTACTACTTGTGTTTGTACTTACAGTAGCGGTATCTTATATCATTCCTTACGTTTTTGATATTTCATTCGGCTGAAAATATGTAGGTTCCAGCGCCCCAGAATCATGGAGTAGATTACAGGATTCAAGCAGCAAAAGAATTTGCAGTTGCTCAAGCGCAGCAAGAGGGTTGCACTGgtaatttcaaaattcttgATTCTCCATTTGAGAACTTTCTAGTTCCTGTTATCCCAACTCGTGCAGAATTAGGTGGATAATTAACCTGGCTGGGTTCTCTACCTTTTAATTGATGATCCAAGCATCCGCCTCATAGTTAGACTGTGTTGAATAGGGCAGCACTTTGCAAAAATTGTTGTCTTGCTTGCATATTTGGGACAAAATGATTAGACATCCATTTGCACTAAGATCGGTTGTGCAATCATAAGCCTTGAATTGAAGCCCCACAATGAGAATTTATTCCGACACACAACCACGTATCTAGTCAGCATCTTTGTACTGAGTATCAAAAGTGTTTACAGATTCCTTGCACTTCTTGCCTTATTTAAACTGAAGAGGAATCTTTTAAAGAACATCAACCTAGCTGTTTCAACATATTGGTATAGCCATGTGGCTCGTATGTAGGTCTAGCCCTGTGATAACCAAGCTTGAAATCTGTTTGCatccaaattaaattatttcgatggaattaaaattatttaaaaatctgACACGTTTCTGCATTCAAATCAtcaaaagggaaaaaaaaaaaaaaaagaggaataAAATATCGTGCAATGTGCGGTTGATTTATGTTCTAATCAATTACGAAGAatttaaccaaaaaaaaaaaagataaaggatcaagCAGTTCAGATCAATTACGAACAATTGAATCAAAAAGAAGGGTCAAGCAAAGAATTTTGTCAATCAATACATAAAGCATTTCAATAATTTACGAGGACAAATTGCAATTCAACACTTTATTTGgcaaaataagattttataaagtaaatggaggttttagaaattcatacaactttttaaaattttgaagatTTTCAATCCAAATAGACAGTTAGAGCATAGTTATATTCTAACTACAATgtaattatttgttaaatacATAAGTTGATTGTAGGatattgattcttaaatttgtTCTATcgataaaactaataaaaggtaatatttctgaaaaggaaaaaaaaaaaagaataaaaggtaatactttttttacttttgaaatCCAAGTGGtactttattaattcataatctCAGAAATGATAACATTGGCAAGTATAAATGAATACAGGAGCACCGTTTTGGAATTTGGCATTAGTAGGCAAGCAGCAGTAGCCACTGATGAGCACATGGCCTGTCAATTGCTCCCTGCCAGTTTAAGCTGAATTAATGGTGCGTAACACTCCCTCAGGCAATTATTAACTAGAATTATTTACGTCATATAAAAAGCGTACATAAAAAGGATTAAATACAGCTCACCACCAACGTGGGAAGACcttataaatcaaataatacGAGTAGTTGCTGACTAGGATTGATTGGTCAATTTTGGATGAATTggtagtaaaaattaaaaaaagttgatTGGTTTTCTTTTGACAATAATTTCCAGGTCAATTTTGATTTCCACCTTTCCTCACCTAATTCCAAATACAACCTTCACATTTGCAAATCAATTGCCAAACCAGAAGGTCCAAGCCAACCCCACTATCACCCATGCCAAATTGCTTTATCCAACTGCCAATTCAAAGAAAGTTTGAAGTGGATTATAGCATTAATTGGTCATTTTAGAATCTTATTAAGATTCAAGTACTTgattaaacaaaattaatgattttCAAAGTTGTACTGTTTTTGACCATTCAGCTTccatattatatttgaatatgcTTGATTGAGTTCCAATTGAACTCAAATTTAGATATATCTtatataatattcaaaataggaaaattttaattagattcactaattttttgaaattcaaattCGATTTTAATACctaaattcaaattcaagcttgaataataaaatctgAGTCAATCTTGAATAACTTTTGAGAtacttcaatttatttatattttaatatagaaaaaataaaaaaataaatcgatCTATATCCGTCGGCTTAAATAAAGGTAGTAcgataatatatatttacaccatattaaaaaatatggcATTCTCATAGTTTAAATTCAAAAGCTTTTCCATTTTCTGAAGTAAAAAACAacattcattttatatataacaaaacaaaacaaaaatgaagAGATTTAATGTAGTCcgttaaaaaatttctttatccAAAGTATGCTAAATGCGATAATAATTTTTGGAAAACCCGATTATAACCTCAAAACTCAGGTATCCAAGTTACAAGGACTAGCATATTATAAAGAGGTTCCAAGTTGTGGAATGAAAGACcaataaaatagttttaataatagtaataataatcatcaatttgattttaattgatgatgtcttttaataattataaattatgtgtTTGGGTTTTGTATATCTTGAATTCACATTTCTTTTGCGTGcctaagaaaaaagaaaggtcactttttattttatttctcaaattatttatGGTGTAAAAATggctttttttttcaaaaaaaaaatctaaaagaaaaaaaaaaaagaaacatatgcGGAAAGAGATTTGAGGTGCTCTattagatatattaaaaataaataccaTTTTCACTAATCTAGATCAATATATTAAGTGCGCAGACCAAACTGCTCAACCAGAACGACGACATTCTCTTGGGCATCCCTGCTCTCAAGCAAATGACCCGTCGGGGTTACTATTTTTGCAAcaagaagaaatgaaaatcCAGATCAAGATTCAAGAGTTATTCCTTACCGGTTGTATTAAATATGTAAGAATCTGACCATTGGTGGCGGTTGCTTATTTTGTGGCCCACTAAATTAGGATGAAATAGGTTTTGTTCAAATTggttaaaatgataattatttcacagtaaaataaaaatattactttattattattattataattagttGATGAGTCACATTCTTTATacgtattttcttttataaaatttatatatatttaatttaaatttaaaattataagtttgaAATAAGTTAGTTGTTGTCTCATACTATTAAATTATGgcataaaaatttagaattcgtattcaatttaaaaaatataataaaaaataaattactaacaATTAAATATCGTATTATCTCTTTATGTATAAAAGTGTGTTCCCCTTCGTATTTGCTTTTAGATATGATATGGTATAATATgcttactattttctttttggagcTTTACGTAATTTCACTTATGACGTGTAAGAGTGTTAAAAGTATTTCAAGCTTTTATGAGTTTGCCTAacttttttaagttttttattcggaaaaataattatgctGTGTTACATTTGTCTATGAAATAATTGGGAGGATCTATTCGTacttatctttttcttataatttatgtttttggAACTAGTTGCTATGTCACGTGTCCTGCAACCAATTTTACTTGttagtatataattatattttagttgataatgaataatatacataatttaatatattttctatcaataaaataatttgctTTCAATTTCCATgtggattaaaaaatgtaaattttttaattattaatacacTGCTCTTTCTAACATTTCTTTTcaacattttataaaaactataattttaaaatataaagtacaAAACTCATTATATATAATCATTCCTAGAGTTACTTACTagtaaataaacatatatcgCCAAACCATactacaaaattaaaatatctatttgataaaaatagtttcatACTCTTCTTGTTGTTAAttcattatttcatttaaaccgtaactaaattttatattaatttaaaaattttattaatgtggTGAAGCAGTAATAAATTAGCATTcggttaaaataaaaatctcaaatcgagacatattaaaatataatgttaatttttttctcctaataaaaattttaattttctttgctAAATTATGGTACTTTAGTCTCAaagtaacaaaaaataattgtaacaTGGCATTCAAAcaatgaaatagaaaaagaaaaaacaaagaataaatgataataaaaatttatatgtatattaattaataagatttaaagTTTTCTTGGCACGTATGCTTAATTTggacaaataaaatttttattttgacatgtgtactatttttgagaaataaaattcaaatttatatataattttataattttttattaatttattaattactaaattatatttctaattaaacgcctactctaatattaaaaagtagcatattaattaataaataattttctaatcaaataatgatactaatctattctaaaaaataaattattaattatattttaatattatattaattaaaaaattaattttttaattaaataataggactaattcataaaataatataatttatttatgcaaGGACAAATAActagtaaatataatttctctGTGGGCTTTCTTTTGAGCTGGGTGTACGGAGAGGTCACCAACGGCGGATCCGCCATTGTTTCATATTTTAGAAAGCATTTCTACTTTTTATTGTTTCATATTTTGAAAGCATTTTTGCATTGTGAATTCAATGTCCTTGTAGTTCTAATTTTTCTTAGTTTAATGCAAGtgtctttattttttgaaaaaaaaaagataaaactaaattagaaaaggagaaagagtATACAAGAGGATTAGATCTCACCACCAACTTGGGAAAAACTcagaatttgatatattatatatatatatatatatatatatatataaatatgagcAGTTGGTCAATTTTGGATGGAATTAGTTAGTTGTAAAAGTTGATTGGTTTTGGCAATATTTTTCAGGTCAATATTGTTTTGATCAATTAATTCCAAATCcaacctttttttctttttttggtaaGACAAATCCAACCTTTCACATTTGCAAATCAATTGCCAAACCAGAAGGTCCAAAGAAAGTTTGGAGTGGATAAAAGCACTAAttcttcattttaattttataattaattttatttaaaaatagccATGAAAGATGAGATAAAATagtaatgataaaattaaaagagatcttttaatattatgaaatgtattaatttattaatatgaaattcatttagaaACTCTacctatttattaaaatttagtttaaatataacaaattctacacaaatttgattatatagaatactaaattaattttcactaCATTTGCAGTACATTAgttttagattcataaataaattctgTAAATCTTTGAATTTCGACCAAACACTATATAAggttcaaatattttattaacacaaatttaatatttttctaagttaTTCTGTGTTTTACCATTCATCATTTGTCTAAATTCAACAAGTATATACAATAAAATCTCTCTACAGTGATactttatatagaaataatatttgcatagtaataaaaaaaattatagttccaatttgattagttataaataaaaataaactttctattgtaataagttataaattttttaagttccgacttaaaaaattattcctctatatagtaatatttgtatatataattttaaaaatatatattatgctaTATTTTATCCTAATATAGTATTGTTTTGTCTCGTCaatcttatttgtataatatgagaagatatttatttattttatctatagtttctattatttcaccgataaaattaaatattaggtgaaaaaaagaaatttgatacTCTAATCTCTACTaaattatgatattatcatagttataaattttatttaattctaagTATATAATTACATAGAGGTTTTACTGTAAAAACTTTCTTTGTTGTTCCTTGatcttagcttttcaatttcttctaaaattaatataaggtgctatttgaattaaatatttttaaacgagtatttttgaatttaactaGATTTATTGGATGGTtgaaagataattaaaattcataggttgtgataaatttattattttctgttctttctatttttaagattttacttCTTCATCTccctattatttttaattaatgatgaattatgataaattatttcaagattactttttttaaatatcattaacTTTATGTTTAATCTATGTCGTAGAGCCTTtggaatttattaattttattacttataGATTTACAATCtgtaaattttgattaaactataactttaaaatatcTACCAAGTcttgtaatttctttaaattcaCATCTACCACTTGGCTTTTGTAGAGTAGAcaattctctttattattatttttttttaatgaatgaaAATTGTCCTCAATTATTTTGCTGATCTTTTTAACATGCGTGAGAACtatttccttttaatttttcttttcagttaacactttcaataatttgttttatatgtttattttgacaaattatatatagtaaacTCATATATTTGgtaccaaataaaatttataattataacttaatggaggtttaagtattaaatttttttccatGAGACTCCATTTGGTAACATTTTATAAAGCCGCCTCATataaagttttaataaaaaattatatgtgaCTTTAATGtggttatataataatttactataacattaaatactaataaaataaaatgataatattaaatgcattctaatattaaatactaatcaaataaaataatagctaaatataattaaaaaaattagtgatTGTACAACGTCACTAATTCActatatattctattattatcttattgaatttatagttattaaagtaaaatgataatattaaatacttattacAGTAAAATAcagctaaatataattattttttattataaaatatatttataattaaattaaaatactttaagctaaaatattaaattataagattatcgataattatatattagcacaagtagaaaaataataattactaaatatttattaaaataaaatgatagctaaatataataaaaaatttgtgatTACATAATGACAATAATTTACTGTATACctactataaattttttaattattttttataactattaaattttaaaatttatataaataaaatgataatattaagtgctataaaatagaataataattaaataagattatttttataatgtaatttttttattaaaataaaatatttcaaactaaaaatttatattataaacttattaatatttgtgCATTGACACAAGTATATTGCTAATATTGTTGtatagagaaatattttttttaaatgaaatttaaaatttttataatttattataatggaaagtttattcttaaaattaatttttatttatgattgatccaaatttaaattataattttttaattactatataaatattattatagggagattatatatatatattggaatTAACAACCTTGAAATATATCGGCCTACTATTGCTATGGGGAGATGTTGTAATTTAGACATTATTAACATGGCATTTACATATTGACCGTATAAGCGTAATACCAATATTATTAGTGTCATATTATACCTTTTTatctgaaaataatttaatggtacatttagttaaaatttattaaaaaaattattttattcaaaaaaatatatgaaaaaatttaaaatataaataaaaaagttgaacgagatattattacattataaaatatattaataaattaatataaattttatttaaaaattttatttattttttaaaatttagtttatgtataactaattttacccacatttaattatataagagtttaaattaatttttattttatttaaaacatataaaccttaaatttataaataacataaaatctataaattgcAACTATATACAGTATAAAATGCTAAGACcgcaaattatatattttaatttactgTAAACCAAAACCACATAAGAAAACATCTCAAAACTATCACAatatcttttgtttttaaataacaatttCATTAATGTagttaagaatataaaactactaaagaaattgatatatatttgaatttattaattttataatcttttgaCTTAAGGAAAacataaatcaatattaaaacggttttaaaaaaaataatttagaatatcCACATTATAGCATtgctttcattttaatttaatagtcgattaataaaaaaatctcaatgAAAGAGAATTAGTATACCATTATAAATTATCtatcattataaattataggatgatttaattataatattaaaaataaagaactaaTTATCCTTAATgtgtaataataattattctttttattgataatattttaatttaacagtaatttaactttaaaagaaaaactataaataaaaaaatcatacttTCTTAAACGGACAAAAGGCGAAACGGAACCATGTCCGTCCGCCTAGATAAAGGCGGGCTGATACCTGATATTGACACGCCACTCAAAATATGGCATTCCTGTAATTCGAACCAGGACCATGTCCACTCTCCTTTTAAAAGAATCACCGTTTTATTCCATATATAAACAAAACGAAACGAAACGAAACGAAAATACATAGCTTTAATACAGTCcttccaaaaaaaaataaaatcttctcTAAAGTAAGCTGAATGCAATAAcgtattaataataatattaataataatatagctCCAAAATAATTACACTCGTAACAAGCCGCAACTTCTACAAATTTGCTCCTGATTACTCAACTTTGCGAGTGAAAAGAGCTTTAGTATGGGGAAGGTGGCGGTGGGGGCGGCGGCCGTGTGTGCAGCGGCGGTGTGTGCGTCGGCGGCACTAGTGGTGAGGCATAGGATGAAGAGCTCAGGAAGGTGGACCAGAGCCATGGCGATACTTGGAGAGTTTGAAGAGAAGTGTGGCACCCCTGTCGGAAAATTAAGACAGGTGGCAGATGCTATGACCGTCGAGATGCATGCTGGTCTTGCATCGGAGGGTGGTAGTAAACTTAAGATGATCATTAGCTACGTTGATAATCTTCCTACCGGGTAATTACTAGTTACtttattattcattcatttatttgttttagtttattttccaTTTCCTACTTATTTGAATTCATTTATTGTTTAGATGATTATTGTGAAtctgatttgattttaattgataaggtcttttttctttaataataattgctTACGTATCTGTGGTTATTTATGTCTTCAGTTTACACTTCTTTTATGTGCCTGAGAAAAAAAGTtcgttttttttaattgttttgttttctcaattttatttatgccGCAAGCGCAAAtatggctttttttttttttttttcaattaaaaagataataaaagatCAAGTGTGAAAAAAAGATATGTATTGAgataataattgaattaaatatgtaagaaTCTGAATACAACTGTCGCGGTTGCCTGTTTTGTGGCCCACCGGAACTAAAAGGAAACGGGCTTTGtctaaattactaaaatgataatttttcttgatattaatttcttaagcAGTTTGACATAATCTAATTTATGATGTGTaagaaattgttttttttttttttttttttttgagaaagtgtaagaattttttataagcTTTCAATAAGTTAATTTATCAAGTTCCATTCagaaaaacaaatagaaaTGCTGTGCaaggtttatttatgaaataattgAGGATTTATTCCTAGTTATCTCTTTCTTATGGCTTAGAATATATCTTACCGGTGATACCTTTGGTACTTTTTGCATTTTAGACCTTACGTATTCCTTGGTAATGAAAATGGgcaataatttttcatatgttgcatttatataattctataatCATTTGAAGTCTTAGAAGTGGAAGGTCAACTCACTCTTTTCACAGATAAGCAAACTGAATTCATATTGTATTGAGTGGTTTAAGGAATCATGTTTCTTTAGGAGCTCATTTTAAGTTAATATTAGTTATAAGGCTTatcaagaattagaaataaagaatcaagaatgtcttaagaacaaaaaaaagcTACTACTATGAAGTATTTGACATTGTGTTTTACATTAAGAATAACAAGAACAAGGTCGGATGAACATGCCAGTCACTTCGTGTGTACTTGTTCAGGGATGAGAAGGGGCTGTTTTATGCATTAGACCTTGGTGGCACAAATTTTCGCGTCTTACGTGTACTTTTGGGAGGGAAAGAAGATCGTGTTGTCAAACAAGAATTTGAGGAAGTTTCTATTCCTCCACACTTGATGATTGGATCTTCAGATGTGAGTATTATTAAAGCGAGCCTAACAAATGTGATTCTGTGCgtattaattcataatttgaaGCCTTATAAAATGATGGTGATTTCAGGCATTATTCGATTTTATTGCGGACGCACTTAAAAAGTTTGTTGCTACAGAAGGTGAAGACTTGCACCCTTTGCCTGGTCAACAAAGGGAACTGGGCTTTACCTTCTCATTCCCAGTTAGGCAAGCGTCAATAGCATCAGGAACTCTTATAAAATGGACAAAAGGTTTCTCTATAGAAGATACAGTTAGTTCCAACCTTTATACTGTCATACCCTTtgaaattagttattatttgtTTGATCTTGGTGTAttaaaactttgaaataatTCTTCTACAATCTAAAACGTTACTTGTTACTTTTCTCCTCCCCTATACTTTTACATGTAAGAATTTAGGTTTCTTATTGTTAGGGACACAAAAATACATTCCGCTCAAAATGTCAGCATGTAAACTGGCAATTCTTGCAAATTGATGCATTTATATGCTTTCAATATGTGTTATGTAGTTACATACTTCTACTTAATCATGTGAGTTccatcttattggattaaaatGAAATGCTATAAGAAACCTCTCccatataaattattagtattctTTGATATGTACAATTGTTAGCAGTTAGTGAGACATGCAATGTTTAATGTTGTAGGgcaagttctttttttttttttttctgatttgTCTGGCATAGGTCCTTGATCTCTTTGTTTTGTCAGGAGGCTTACTGGCCTTGGGCTTTTTTCTCCCTTAAGATTTCGGTGTAGCTTTCATGCTTTAATCGTAGCTTATGATATCCATTGAGGTGTGGTCCTCATTGCCTCCTTAAGAATGGAACCTCCGTATGTAAATTACTGTGCATTTCATGTTTTGAGTGGAGGGGTATCTCAAAGCAAGGCCTGTTTAAGGA is a window encoding:
- the LOC8265150 gene encoding hexokinase-1 isoform X3 — its product is MGKVAVGAAAVCAAAVCASAALVVRHRMKSSGRWTRAMAILGEFEEKCGTPVGKLRQVADAMTVEMHAGLASEGGSKLKMIISYVDNLPTGDEKGLFYALDLGGTNFRVLRVLLGGKEDRVVKQEFEEVSIPPHLMIGSSDALFDFIADALKKFVATEGEDLHPLPGQQRELGFTFSFPVRQASIASGTLIKWTKGFSIEDTVGEDVVGELTKAMDRVGLDMRVAALVNDTIGTLAGGRYHSQDVIAGVILGTGTNAAYVERAQAIPKWHGLLPKSDEMVINMEWGNFRSSHLPLTEYDEALDIESLNPGEQIFEKIISGMYLGEIVRRVLLKMAEEANLFGDVVPPKLEIPFILRTPVMSAMHQDTSSDLRVVGSKLKDILESC